A window of Sphingorhabdus lacus contains these coding sequences:
- a CDS encoding CocE/NonD family hydrolase produces the protein MRDGVELGAILYLPIDRSDRLPTVMEMTPYLADNLHREAISFTREGMAFLAVDCRGRGGSNAEFQQWVNDGPDGYDTIEWIAAQSWSDGQVGLTGGSYTGWNQWMIAGTLPASLKTIVPSAAFMPGYDIPRGGIGSPYIYRWRLTLKGHSISWNMAADVLLFNRIQGDLYARNRSYLEVQDELGFHATGWEDDLLSTTWGPIWEARRPAQDALSKLDIPVLSLTGLYDTCLIGTLEHHRRLQQHGSDKARENNYLVIGPWDHRGMDGCDQVYGLKFGPAAALDVPKLKFDWYRWVFGHGEKPAFLDAPIKYYLTGNEEWRNAESLDSLCSKSRPLYLASDGKADDIFRSGWLADEIGNTPPDSFVSDPNDLRPLETESTLSNSPELASGGGAVFPRAYNSLFFILGGEDPTNAVFCHNTYGQGVIYHTPPMDAPAEVIGEPALDLWVTCDAPDADLAVLLYEVLEDGSVIFLSSSQLRLRHRDGGDETMPLNTPVLLKFPRFRFVARRIARNSRLRLVVRATACSFMQKNLNSATPVPDQQPGEERVANIQVLHDLEHPSLFRLPTSPEFAR, from the coding sequence ATGCGCGATGGAGTCGAGCTTGGCGCCATTCTTTACCTGCCGATAGACCGATCCGACCGGCTGCCGACGGTGATGGAAATGACCCCCTATCTGGCAGACAATCTGCATCGTGAAGCCATATCGTTCACACGGGAAGGCATGGCATTTCTCGCGGTTGATTGCAGAGGTCGGGGGGGGTCGAATGCCGAGTTCCAGCAGTGGGTCAATGACGGACCGGATGGATATGACACGATCGAATGGATTGCCGCCCAGTCGTGGAGCGACGGCCAGGTTGGCCTGACAGGTGGGTCATACACTGGCTGGAACCAGTGGATGATCGCGGGCACTCTGCCCGCATCCTTGAAAACCATAGTCCCTTCCGCGGCGTTTATGCCAGGGTATGACATTCCTCGTGGAGGCATTGGTTCGCCTTACATATACAGGTGGCGACTGACCCTCAAGGGACACTCAATCTCCTGGAACATGGCCGCTGATGTGCTTCTGTTCAACCGAATCCAAGGCGACCTCTACGCACGCAACCGCTCATATCTTGAAGTACAGGATGAGCTGGGCTTCCATGCCACCGGGTGGGAAGACGATCTCCTCAGCACGACTTGGGGTCCCATTTGGGAAGCCCGGCGTCCCGCGCAAGACGCGCTTTCAAAACTCGATATTCCCGTTCTCTCACTCACGGGCCTTTATGACACTTGCCTGATCGGCACTCTCGAGCACCACAGGCGCCTTCAGCAGCATGGCAGTGACAAGGCCCGGGAGAACAACTATCTGGTCATCGGTCCCTGGGATCATCGCGGCATGGATGGATGCGACCAGGTATACGGACTGAAGTTCGGACCGGCTGCCGCATTGGATGTTCCGAAGCTGAAGTTCGACTGGTATCGGTGGGTCTTCGGCCATGGGGAAAAGCCTGCATTCTTGGACGCCCCGATCAAATATTACCTGACTGGCAACGAGGAATGGCGCAATGCCGAATCGCTGGACAGCCTTTGCTCCAAGAGCAGGCCGCTGTACCTTGCTTCTGACGGCAAAGCTGATGACATTTTCCGCTCCGGATGGCTAGCGGACGAGATCGGGAACACCCCGCCCGACAGCTTCGTCAGTGATCCGAACGACCTTCGCCCGCTCGAAACTGAATCCACTCTCAGTAATTCGCCGGAACTTGCGTCAGGCGGCGGTGCAGTTTTTCCCCGAGCTTACAACAGCCTCTTCTTCATTCTGGGGGGAGAGGATCCGACCAATGCCGTCTTCTGCCACAATACCTACGGCCAAGGTGTGATTTATCACACGCCGCCGATGGACGCGCCTGCCGAAGTAATAGGCGAACCAGCACTGGACCTGTGGGTCACCTGCGATGCGCCTGACGCAGATCTGGCCGTGCTCCTCTACGAGGTACTCGAAGACGGGTCCGTCATCTTTCTCTCTTCGAGCCAGTTGCGTTTGCGCCATCGTGACGGTGGCGACGAGACGATGCCCCTGAACACGCCTGTTCTTCTTAAGTTTCCGCGCTTCCGATTTGTTGCCCGGCGAATTGCGCGAAACTCTCGCCTGCGTCTTGTCGTGCGCGCGACAGCCTGTTCCTTCATGCAGAAGAACTTGAACTCGGCCACGCCGGTTCCGGATCAGCAGCCTGGCGAGGAACGCGTAGCCAATATCCAGGTGCTTCACGATCTAGAACATCCCTCGCTCTTTAGACTTCCCACCAGCCCGGAGTTTGCACGATGA
- a CDS encoding GMC family oxidoreductase, which yields MTEPTGEPTVAEMMNTVEPLPSGAEYDYIIVGAGSAGCVIASRLSEDPKVSVLLVESGGSERNWKFRIPGGQSFVKDWERYAWLYQAESDPSRFDRTEIWRRGRILGGSSSINGVIYAIGLPRDFDLWAEMGALGWSWRDVEPFFRRAERCPGLQGRGQSGPVHVEILRSPHRSTGDLIASASAVGIQSVRDINLAQGEAIGIAQTNQLRGLRQDSATAYLRPAWRRPNLRVLTHTQVEKVTFDQGHASGVQLSVHNKRFEVKARREIVLSAGAFGSPHLLMLSGIGPAQQLQTHGITVVADSPSVGGNLHDHPELYIEYEVRDRTYSSAMQWHQLVLSGLQFALARRGQATSCASHILAYARSSLQEPAPDLLLFSGPWGYLEDNFTFNSRVNTYSLSPSLCHPRSRGRIALRSPDSRVAPLIESNLLGDRDDVIRLMRGVRLVDRIARTKPFSDRVIKRVSPDFDLSDDAALEAYIRENAGICYHACGTCRMGDDPSAVVDSQLRVRGVDRLTVADASVIPLVTSGNLHAPTVMIGERAAELLRVPGRITPIR from the coding sequence ATGACGGAACCTACCGGCGAGCCGACAGTCGCTGAGATGATGAATACCGTCGAGCCCCTGCCAAGTGGCGCTGAGTACGACTATATTATCGTCGGAGCAGGCTCAGCGGGCTGCGTAATTGCTTCGCGATTGAGTGAGGATCCGAAGGTCTCCGTGCTATTGGTCGAGTCCGGAGGCTCAGAACGCAACTGGAAGTTCCGAATTCCGGGAGGCCAGTCATTCGTGAAGGATTGGGAGCGCTATGCTTGGCTGTACCAAGCCGAGAGCGATCCAAGCCGTTTCGACCGAACCGAGATATGGCGCAGGGGGCGCATCCTTGGCGGCAGCAGTTCGATCAATGGGGTCATCTATGCCATTGGCCTGCCCCGCGACTTTGACCTCTGGGCTGAGATGGGCGCTTTGGGTTGGTCGTGGCGGGATGTTGAGCCGTTTTTCCGGCGGGCTGAACGCTGTCCGGGACTCCAAGGCCGAGGGCAGTCCGGCCCCGTACATGTCGAAATCCTTCGATCACCTCATCGCAGCACCGGGGATTTGATCGCATCGGCAAGCGCTGTCGGAATCCAGTCGGTCAGAGACATCAATCTAGCACAAGGTGAAGCCATCGGTATCGCGCAGACCAATCAGCTTCGCGGACTGCGTCAGGATAGTGCCACTGCTTATCTGCGCCCGGCATGGCGGCGACCCAATCTCCGGGTCCTTACTCACACCCAGGTCGAAAAGGTAACCTTTGACCAAGGTCACGCAAGCGGCGTGCAGTTGTCAGTGCACAACAAGCGTTTCGAGGTTAAAGCGCGCCGAGAGATTGTGTTGAGTGCAGGCGCCTTCGGCTCTCCACACCTGTTGATGCTTTCTGGTATCGGGCCAGCGCAGCAACTTCAAACGCATGGCATAACTGTAGTAGCTGACAGCCCGTCAGTTGGTGGCAATCTCCATGACCACCCAGAACTCTACATTGAGTACGAGGTCCGAGACCGGACCTACAGTTCGGCCATGCAATGGCACCAGTTGGTGCTTTCGGGTCTGCAGTTTGCCTTGGCCAGGCGAGGCCAGGCAACTTCCTGTGCCAGTCATATCCTGGCCTATGCGCGCAGCAGCCTACAGGAGCCGGCACCCGATTTGCTGCTCTTTTCTGGACCTTGGGGCTATCTTGAAGATAACTTCACGTTCAACTCCAGAGTCAACACCTACTCTCTATCGCCTTCGCTGTGTCACCCTCGTTCACGCGGTCGGATCGCGCTCAGGTCGCCTGACTCCCGCGTAGCACCGCTGATCGAATCCAACCTTCTGGGTGACCGTGACGACGTGATCCGCCTGATGCGAGGAGTGCGCCTTGTTGACCGCATTGCTCGAACCAAGCCTTTTTCGGATCGTGTGATCAAGCGAGTTTCGCCGGATTTCGATCTTTCAGACGATGCCGCTCTCGAAGCCTATATCCGTGAAAATGCCGGTATCTGTTATCATGCTTGCGGCACATGCCGGATGGGCGACGACCCGTCTGCGGTTGTCGACTCACAGCTGCGTGTAAGAGGTGTCGATCGTCTGACGGTTGCGGATGCCTCGGTCATTCCTCTGGTAACTTCCGGAAACCTTCACGCCCCAACCGTCATGATCGGGGAGCGTGCGGCCGAACTGCTCCGCGTACCTGGAAGAATCACGCCTATCCGATGA
- a CDS encoding aldehyde dehydrogenase family protein translates to MNSFEHAPANWAVKAQTISFDVRPWINGRQIEASTTEHFATFNPANGSRIADLPACGAAEIDSAVSAARAAFEQGTWANLSPRARARILMNFADAIERNADELALLDTLEMGMPISASAPDMRAAADAVRVAAEAADKLIDQVIPNDPSTLLLNLREPVGVVGAITPWNFPAYIGITKIAPALAVGNSVVLKPSEVASLSCLQLGKLAAAAGIPDGVLNIVPGLGSGAGAALASHMDVDLLTFTGSTATGKRLIELSGQSNMKRLILECGGKSPQIVFADMEYLDAVAEAVVGSITFNSGQVCVAGSRLLVERSIHDALVERVVTLASQIEAGNPLDETTSFGPLASREQHDRVRRYFAAGQDQGAVAVLPGGPAEGNEACYWLPTVFTDVRSDMRIAQEEIFGPVLSVFAFDDEIEAIKIANSTTYGLAANVWTRDLGRSLRLARAVKAGSVTIAGSPGATALDATAGAFEPHGQSGLGIEGGLDGMRAMTRLKSVSFSG, encoded by the coding sequence ATGAATTCCTTCGAACACGCGCCAGCAAACTGGGCGGTAAAGGCTCAGACCATAAGCTTTGATGTTAGGCCTTGGATCAATGGTCGCCAGATTGAGGCTAGTACGACGGAGCACTTCGCAACTTTCAATCCGGCGAACGGAAGCCGTATAGCCGACTTGCCGGCTTGTGGTGCCGCGGAGATCGACAGCGCCGTTTCCGCCGCACGTGCCGCGTTTGAACAGGGCACCTGGGCCAATCTGTCCCCACGCGCGCGCGCTCGCATTCTAATGAATTTTGCTGACGCCATTGAACGCAATGCGGACGAATTGGCGCTGCTCGATACGCTTGAAATGGGCATGCCGATCAGCGCTTCAGCGCCAGACATGCGGGCCGCTGCTGACGCCGTGCGGGTCGCGGCCGAAGCGGCGGACAAGTTGATCGACCAGGTCATCCCTAATGATCCTTCGACGCTGCTACTCAATCTGCGCGAGCCGGTTGGCGTTGTCGGCGCGATCACGCCCTGGAACTTCCCAGCCTACATCGGGATCACCAAGATCGCCCCCGCGCTCGCCGTAGGCAACTCGGTCGTCCTCAAGCCGTCCGAAGTTGCCTCCCTTAGCTGTTTGCAGCTGGGTAAGCTTGCGGCGGCGGCGGGCATTCCCGACGGGGTGCTGAACATCGTCCCGGGCCTGGGTTCTGGTGCCGGTGCTGCTCTTGCCTCTCACATGGATGTAGATCTCCTGACATTTACTGGATCCACGGCAACCGGCAAGCGACTTATCGAGTTATCCGGCCAGTCGAACATGAAGCGCCTCATTCTTGAGTGCGGCGGTAAGTCGCCGCAGATTGTGTTCGCCGACATGGAATATCTCGACGCTGTTGCTGAAGCAGTCGTTGGAAGCATCACGTTCAATTCGGGGCAGGTCTGTGTGGCAGGCTCACGACTGCTCGTGGAGCGTTCTATTCACGATGCGCTGGTCGAACGCGTTGTCACTCTTGCAAGTCAGATTGAAGCTGGCAACCCACTTGACGAGACCACAAGCTTTGGGCCGCTCGCCAGTCGGGAACAGCACGACAGAGTACGGCGTTATTTTGCAGCCGGTCAGGATCAAGGCGCAGTTGCAGTGTTGCCCGGTGGGCCCGCTGAAGGCAACGAGGCTTGTTACTGGTTGCCGACCGTATTCACTGATGTCCGCAGCGACATGCGGATTGCCCAAGAGGAAATCTTTGGTCCGGTGTTGTCAGTCTTTGCATTTGACGACGAAATCGAGGCGATCAAGATCGCCAACAGCACCACCTATGGCCTCGCGGCGAACGTCTGGACGCGTGATCTTGGACGCTCGCTCCGCTTGGCGCGAGCCGTCAAGGCCGGATCTGTGACTATCGCAGGCAGTCCCGGAGCAACGGCGCTCGACGCAACGGCCGGGGCTTTCGAACCGCATGGCCAGTCCGGCTTGGGCATCGAAGGTGGGCTGGACGGTATGCGCGCCATGACTCGGCTAAAGTCTGTTTCCTTCTCAGGTTGA
- a CDS encoding TonB-dependent receptor — protein MSKREVNNLCIKGREALRRRLTTLSSWAAVAAALAFAPQTAFAEEATNAEEAGGSEIIVTARKREEDIQSVPQTVQVLGGSDLEEFGKVTFKDLQFEVPGFFMENYETRATITMRGVGAQVPGNGAAVAAHVNGIYMPSTASSLGWIFDVGQIEVLKGPQGTLYGRNATGGAVNIITRRPGQEFDFGAKLEYGSENTVRAYAGLDAPLGGEWALRLAGTLTRADGRIINVANNKRIDGNEFTGGRLTLTGKAGPVDVDLFAQYTNETGGVGELIALTSAGKPLYGWNKGYYDNPTKPVGERDHYLVGLTLSGELGGGYSWRSVTGYTDYNEPRSLLDVNPLQQPVQVVISFPQYAEQFSQELQIAYEGDKANWVIGGLFMDSKDGETRRVDIVPVVNGLLDSATDNTVKTFAVFGDLNYNLTEQLRANVGLRYNRDRVRNRFTGNGPADSQSFDLRSTQSEVTGRVGLDYTTAGGTMIYASVSKGFQSGYNTTGFAVDGTPQPATVKPETLYAYEVGAKSTLPGNNGYLNFAGYYYDYRDMQVRVGGIPLLPDGNPDPAGVPFYTVLNAGKATIWGFEASLSNFRLSDNLRLDLSAGYLHTKFDEYFTLDDTTAQPVDYSGNTLPRAPKFQGTAALTLDKIAVGPGEASARVEYQYRSKAFDKADNRFILQSTGLVNVLVKYDIGDWSLQASGRNLTNQRYFAFYDGRNFAPPGQFRTWSLGLSYRY, from the coding sequence ATGTCTAAGCGTGAAGTGAACAATTTGTGCATCAAAGGCCGCGAAGCTTTGCGGCGTCGCCTGACGACTTTGTCGTCTTGGGCAGCAGTGGCGGCTGCTCTGGCGTTCGCTCCTCAGACCGCATTCGCAGAAGAGGCAACCAATGCCGAAGAGGCCGGCGGCTCTGAGATTATCGTAACCGCGCGCAAGCGTGAGGAAGATATCCAATCGGTGCCGCAGACTGTTCAGGTTCTGGGTGGCAGCGATCTCGAGGAATTCGGCAAAGTCACCTTCAAGGACCTGCAATTCGAAGTTCCGGGCTTCTTCATGGAGAACTACGAAACGCGGGCTACGATTACCATGCGCGGCGTTGGCGCGCAGGTGCCCGGAAACGGCGCGGCCGTTGCCGCGCACGTGAATGGCATTTATATGCCTTCAACGGCGTCGTCGCTTGGCTGGATCTTCGATGTCGGTCAGATTGAAGTGCTAAAGGGGCCTCAAGGCACCCTTTACGGCCGCAACGCCACAGGTGGTGCAGTCAACATCATCACGCGTCGACCAGGTCAGGAATTCGACTTCGGTGCAAAGCTCGAATATGGAAGCGAGAATACGGTACGTGCCTATGCGGGCCTCGATGCACCACTCGGTGGTGAGTGGGCGCTTCGCTTAGCGGGCACGCTTACCCGTGCTGACGGTCGCATCATCAACGTAGCGAACAACAAGCGGATAGATGGTAACGAGTTCACTGGTGGGCGCCTTACTCTTACGGGCAAAGCGGGACCGGTAGACGTCGACTTGTTCGCGCAATACACCAATGAAACGGGCGGCGTTGGCGAACTCATCGCCCTGACCTCAGCTGGCAAACCGCTTTATGGGTGGAACAAGGGATACTATGACAACCCAACCAAACCTGTCGGTGAGCGTGATCATTATCTTGTAGGTCTCACGCTGTCCGGCGAATTGGGCGGCGGATACTCATGGCGTTCGGTTACAGGATATACGGATTATAACGAGCCACGGTCTCTGCTGGACGTGAACCCACTGCAGCAACCGGTCCAAGTTGTAATCTCTTTCCCGCAATATGCTGAACAGTTCAGCCAAGAATTGCAAATCGCATACGAAGGCGACAAGGCAAACTGGGTGATTGGCGGCCTTTTCATGGACTCTAAGGATGGCGAGACGCGTCGAGTTGATATTGTCCCGGTCGTCAATGGATTGCTTGACAGTGCTACCGACAACACAGTTAAGACCTTTGCCGTCTTCGGGGACCTCAACTATAACCTCACCGAACAGCTCCGGGCAAACGTAGGCCTTCGTTACAACCGCGACCGAGTCCGTAATCGGTTCACAGGCAACGGCCCTGCAGACTCTCAATCTTTTGATTTAAGGAGCACGCAGAGCGAGGTTACTGGTCGAGTCGGTCTGGACTATACCACTGCTGGCGGAACGATGATCTATGCCTCAGTCTCCAAGGGCTTTCAGTCAGGCTACAACACGACAGGTTTTGCAGTTGATGGAACGCCGCAACCTGCCACGGTCAAACCGGAAACCCTCTACGCTTATGAAGTCGGTGCGAAGTCGACGTTGCCCGGCAACAATGGTTACCTAAACTTCGCTGGCTACTACTACGATTATCGTGACATGCAGGTTCGGGTTGGCGGCATTCCGCTTCTTCCAGATGGCAATCCCGACCCTGCCGGGGTTCCGTTCTATACGGTTCTCAACGCCGGCAAGGCGACCATCTGGGGATTTGAGGCATCGCTGAGCAACTTCCGTCTGAGTGACAATCTGCGTCTTGATCTCAGCGCCGGTTATTTGCACACGAAGTTTGATGAGTACTTCACATTGGATGACACAACGGCTCAACCGGTCGACTATTCCGGTAATACCCTGCCCCGTGCTCCAAAGTTCCAAGGAACTGCCGCACTGACGTTAGACAAAATCGCGGTTGGCCCAGGCGAAGCCAGCGCGAGGGTTGAATACCAGTATCGTAGCAAGGCCTTCGATAAGGCCGACAACCGTTTCATTCTTCAGTCTACCGGTCTCGTCAACGTCCTAGTCAAATATGACATCGGAGACTGGTCGCTGCAGGCTAGCGGCAGGAACTTGACCAATCAGCGCTATTTCGCCTTCTACGATGGCCGAAATTTCGCACCTCCGGGCCAGTTCCGAACATGGAGCTTGGGTCTTAGCTACCGCTACTAA
- a CDS encoding GntR family transcriptional regulator has product MAQSERSGRNAKGSATKPGRKPVRGSGADTVYETLRTEILTLKMEPSTLLDETDLAERFGLSRSPIREALIRLAAEGLVKTLRNRSSIVAPFDMIAIPSFLDATELLYRLTARLAATNRTQAQLHRIKQIHDQHSVATRERNMALMVRLNREFHLEIADASGNAFYANWMRQLLDQGQRILGSYLLDVSELDDHDLESHWINAHWSIVEAIEVRDADAAEAAGRRDFDTIAVRMRERLTERPSNRLSLS; this is encoded by the coding sequence ATGGCTCAATCAGAACGGTCTGGTCGTAACGCCAAAGGGAGCGCGACCAAGCCCGGACGCAAGCCAGTTCGCGGTTCAGGCGCAGATACGGTTTACGAGACGCTTAGGACAGAGATTCTAACTCTGAAAATGGAGCCCAGCACGCTCCTCGACGAAACGGATCTCGCTGAACGATTCGGATTGTCACGCTCCCCGATCCGCGAGGCTTTGATCAGGCTTGCTGCAGAAGGCTTAGTTAAGACCCTGCGCAATCGCAGTTCGATCGTAGCTCCGTTCGACATGATTGCCATTCCCAGCTTTCTGGATGCCACAGAGCTGCTCTACCGCCTGACGGCAAGGCTAGCTGCGACAAATCGGACGCAGGCCCAGCTTCATCGCATCAAGCAAATCCATGACCAGCACAGCGTGGCGACGCGCGAGCGCAACATGGCGCTCATGGTCCGACTGAATCGAGAGTTTCACTTGGAGATTGCTGACGCGTCTGGAAACGCATTCTACGCGAACTGGATGCGGCAGTTGCTTGATCAGGGGCAACGCATCTTAGGCTCCTATCTTCTTGATGTCTCTGAACTTGACGATCACGACCTCGAAAGTCACTGGATCAACGCGCATTGGTCCATAGTGGAAGCAATAGAAGTACGCGACGCTGACGCTGCGGAAGCCGCAGGGAGGCGTGATTTTGATACAATTGCAGTCAGAATGCGGGAGCGCCTGACCGAGCGTCCTTCCAATCGCTTGTCATTGAGCTGA
- a CDS encoding MATE family efflux transporter, whose product MRFAPLWRAEFRATQRLALPLILTNLSLTLIGATDVVMIGWLGANELAAASLGSSLIMTTVIFCMGLITATAPMMASERGRKAHSVRDLRRTFRQGLWVSVVISSLVWLVLWQTAPILRMLGQNEDLASLAGTYVRACMWSILPYLWVLLIRNFLSVMERPGWSLVVGIAGVFVNAGCNYALMFGGFGLPAMGLVGAGIGSVLANLFMLLAMMAILRMHPRFRRYSLFGRWWRSDWARFRTLWKFGVPIGVAMALEDAIFIVAVMMMGWFGPNTLAAHAIALQIGSIAFMVPLGLAQAATVRIGIGFGRQDHGLIRRAGWTAFFLTIAFMVGMALLIATQRDLLVSLFMSAEHPAHSEIAELAVSFLGIAALIQIADGVQVVCTGMLRGLHDTRWPMIFAFSGYSVWGIGFGAWLAFARGWEGLGIWVGLGSGISVVALLVLGRWLLRYRLGLLPASSGHN is encoded by the coding sequence GTGAGATTTGCCCCCCTATGGCGCGCGGAATTTCGCGCTACTCAGCGGCTTGCCTTGCCGCTGATCCTCACAAATCTCTCCTTGACGCTAATTGGAGCGACGGATGTCGTGATGATTGGCTGGCTTGGGGCCAACGAGCTCGCCGCCGCGTCCCTCGGCTCAAGTCTGATCATGACCACAGTCATATTCTGCATGGGCCTCATCACCGCAACAGCGCCAATGATGGCAAGCGAGCGGGGCCGGAAAGCGCATAGCGTCCGGGATCTTCGCCGCACATTCCGGCAAGGGCTCTGGGTGTCCGTGGTAATCTCCAGCCTTGTATGGCTCGTACTTTGGCAAACGGCTCCTATTCTTAGGATGCTCGGTCAAAATGAGGATCTGGCATCTCTCGCAGGCACTTATGTCCGAGCTTGCATGTGGTCGATACTGCCCTATCTATGGGTGCTGTTGATCAGGAACTTCCTCTCCGTAATGGAGCGCCCCGGCTGGTCTCTTGTGGTCGGCATTGCTGGTGTATTCGTCAATGCAGGTTGCAACTATGCTCTGATGTTCGGTGGTTTTGGCCTGCCGGCAATGGGACTGGTCGGGGCTGGAATTGGCAGTGTGCTGGCCAATCTTTTCATGCTGCTGGCCATGATGGCTATCCTCAGAATGCACCCGCGGTTTCGGCGATATTCGCTGTTTGGCCGATGGTGGCGAAGCGATTGGGCTCGTTTTCGCACGCTCTGGAAATTTGGTGTTCCGATTGGCGTGGCGATGGCGCTTGAGGATGCGATATTCATTGTCGCGGTGATGATGATGGGCTGGTTCGGTCCAAATACTTTGGCGGCCCATGCGATTGCGCTCCAAATTGGCAGCATCGCTTTCATGGTGCCTCTAGGCTTGGCCCAAGCTGCCACGGTACGTATTGGCATCGGGTTCGGAAGGCAGGACCATGGCTTGATCAGACGAGCCGGCTGGACTGCCTTCTTCCTGACGATTGCTTTTATGGTCGGCATGGCGTTGCTCATAGCAACGCAGCGGGACCTATTGGTATCGCTGTTCATGAGTGCCGAGCATCCAGCCCATTCGGAGATCGCGGAACTTGCAGTTTCCTTTCTCGGGATCGCAGCGCTAATCCAGATTGCCGATGGCGTGCAAGTCGTCTGCACCGGGATGCTGCGTGGCTTGCACGATACGCGATGGCCGATGATTTTCGCCTTCTCGGGCTACTCCGTGTGGGGAATCGGATTTGGAGCCTGGTTGGCCTTTGCGCGCGGCTGGGAAGGATTGGGTATCTGGGTCGGGCTGGGCAGTGGGATCTCTGTCGTCGCCCTGCTGGTGCTTGGGCGCTGGCTACTCCGGTACAGGCTTGGTCTGCTTCCTGCATCGTCTGGCCACAATTGA
- a CDS encoding MFS transporter, protein METSQVSGSAGQPNGQLVGAQPAKLFVGYGAVAAPYEMLRAPALAILPGLYAKEFGFALASISIAMLFLRLTDGATDLAVGILSDKTRTAWGRRKPWLFASIFLAIPAAYGLYVPGDDPTIWSFTICYFFFFLAWTMFEIPYTAWSAELADKYEERSRLAVWRGLGQNTGLILLSLVPLLPFLPSTEMNFAALHAMFWLIAIAYPLGILYAIFWLPNGQAVAQAEHSGFRETIAAIRVNRPFQLFLTVAFLSDFAVGCMTALFFLFFDTYLGVGESFTAIFLTAIVVSTLSLKLWQHLLKRTSKTRVLLVGLVGGAIAGATIALLQPGPNALAFFIGFMALFYTLGVARDVALYAIFGDIVDYDSWKSNGNRAGIYSSAWMVLRKIAYAAAPAFAFLVAGLFGFDPSAGSQSEMAIFGLKAANGYLPALFLTAAALLAAMFPITRARHRIIRRRLEQRSLRNSG, encoded by the coding sequence GTGGAAACCAGCCAAGTGAGCGGTAGTGCAGGGCAACCCAACGGACAGCTAGTCGGTGCGCAGCCAGCCAAGCTCTTTGTCGGATATGGGGCTGTCGCAGCGCCTTATGAAATGTTACGAGCGCCTGCTCTTGCGATCCTTCCCGGGCTGTATGCCAAGGAGTTTGGTTTCGCATTGGCATCAATCTCCATCGCAATGCTTTTTCTGCGACTAACCGATGGTGCCACCGATCTCGCTGTCGGTATACTTTCAGACAAGACAAGAACGGCATGGGGGCGTCGTAAGCCCTGGCTATTCGCGAGCATCTTCCTCGCCATCCCGGCGGCCTACGGACTCTATGTTCCGGGTGATGACCCGACGATTTGGTCATTCACGATTTGCTACTTTTTCTTTTTCCTCGCTTGGACGATGTTCGAGATTCCATACACGGCCTGGTCTGCAGAGTTGGCTGACAAGTATGAAGAACGGTCGCGACTGGCAGTCTGGCGAGGTCTTGGGCAGAACACCGGCCTCATCTTGTTGAGCCTCGTGCCACTGCTCCCATTTCTTCCTTCAACGGAAATGAATTTTGCCGCGCTCCATGCCATGTTCTGGTTGATCGCAATCGCTTATCCGCTCGGGATACTCTACGCCATCTTCTGGTTACCGAACGGCCAGGCAGTGGCTCAAGCCGAACATTCGGGCTTTCGCGAGACGATTGCAGCCATTCGGGTGAACCGCCCGTTCCAGTTGTTCCTCACAGTCGCGTTCCTTTCCGACTTTGCGGTGGGGTGCATGACTGCACTCTTTTTCCTGTTTTTCGACACCTATCTCGGCGTTGGCGAATCCTTCACAGCCATTTTCTTGACTGCAATCGTGGTTTCGACATTGTCTCTCAAATTGTGGCAGCATCTGCTGAAACGGACTTCGAAGACGCGTGTCCTGCTCGTGGGTCTGGTGGGTGGCGCTATCGCCGGAGCGACAATTGCTTTGCTCCAACCTGGACCGAACGCTTTGGCATTCTTCATCGGCTTTATGGCTTTGTTCTATACTCTTGGTGTTGCCCGTGATGTGGCGCTCTACGCCATTTTCGGCGACATTGTTGACTATGATTCCTGGAAGTCGAATGGAAACCGGGCAGGAATTTACTCATCTGCCTGGATGGTCCTGCGCAAAATTGCCTATGCTGCAGCGCCTGCATTCGCCTTTCTTGTTGCCGGGCTGTTCGGCTTTGACCCTTCGGCCGGATCTCAATCAGAAATGGCGATCTTCGGACTCAAGGCAGCCAACGGCTACCTCCCTGCCTTGTTCCTGACCGCAGCGGCACTGCTGGCCGCCATGTTCCCAATCACCAGGGCTCGGCACCGGATTATCCGCCGCAGACTAGAGCAAAGATCCCTTCGAAACAGCGGATGA